The genomic segment TATCAGTTTATTGGGTTTCATTCCATTTTCTTGAATGATTTCTGATACTATAGCTCTTTGTTCTTCAGTCAAATATTGATATCTAATATAAGGAGGATTACCTATAATTAAATCAAAGTGCTGTTTATTTTTTACCCTTTCATGGAAGCTTAAAAAATCATCATGGACTAAATTAAGTGAAGATTGATGTGTATAACGTTTCTCGACTTTTCTTAGTTCTTTCTTTTCTATTTCAACTGCTGTAATTTTTTTGTTGGTGGAAAGAAATTTATTATTAACTAAGGCATCTATAAAAACACCGTCACCGCAACTTGGTTCTAGTATATCTTTTATATTTGATAAATTGAATAACTTAACAATTTTATCAGCTAATTCAAACGGCGTATAATATGCACCTCTTAATTTCTGTTCTGAATTATTTACTTTTAATTTCATATATTCTCTCTATCACAAAGAAATTCTAAATTCCAGACTTTATCTGTCTCGTGCTGAATCTCAACAATTAAATCTTGTTTTTCTCTGGTAAACAATTCAACAGATTTTTTATCTTTTTTAGAGTTTAATAGATTATTTATTTCAAAAATCCTTTTTGTTTTTTCAATAACTGAATTGTATATTTTTTTTTGATCTTTATTATTCAAATCAAGCGGTATAAATGGTATAGTTTTTAACAATGCAGTTCCTCGTGCATAATAATCACCCTCGAATATACTACCCACAAGCCTTACATACTTTTCTGTATGCGGGTTCGCAAGCCATGCTTGAATATAAGAAAGTTTATACGGAGAGCCTTCTTTTTCTGCAATAGCACAATAGCCTGCTGTTCCTCCTGATGCTATAAGCATATTGTTATTATCATAAGCATACATTGCTTGGTTAAGTTTTCTTAGAACACCGACAATTAATTTGGGGGTGTCAATAAATGATGTTAATCCTTGATTTCTTCCATATTGATACCACGTATCTTTAGTTGAATCAGGAACATCTCTTTTAGCATCTGAGTTCACCTGCTTCGGTTCAAGGCGAGTATAATATGCTTGCAAATAATTTAAAGTATTTGGAAATCTATTGCGTAAAACATCCAAACTGTAAAGTTTTCCATTTTTATCATAAGGGAAAATAATTTTTTTATCTGTTGTTAAAACACTGTAACTATCAAGTCCTTTTTCATCATTTTCAGTTGGTTTAAAATATGGAAGGGTTATATCCTTTTCAACTTTATAAATATGATTTTCCTTTTTTATAGTATAAAACTGAGAATCTTCGCTTTGTATTTCATCCTTTGAAAACCAATAAACAGGAATAAGGCTTTCTGCACTTGTTTGTATTCCGTTAAATATTTTTGCATAATCCGATAACGGTTTTGACAATTTTTCAAATTTACATAAATAATTAATAAAATCAATATCTGGAGATAACCGCCAAGGAATTTTGTTTAAATGACTTTCCGAAAATTTTATAAATTTGTTATATTGTCCTCCCCAAAGATCACTTAAAGAAGTTCGACTGGAATAAATAAAACTTTCATTTGCCTGTTTATTTAGGCAAATGATACAACTATAAATAGATTGTTGCTGAAATAGTTGAGATGCACCAAAATCATCAATTAGTTCAACATATTTATGTTTTGCTAAAACTTCTTGCAATTTTCTTCCTGACTTAACTTTTAAAAACTTATTTGGAACTATCATTCCTATACGTCCATTTTTATCAGTTTTATTAATAGCCTGTTCAATAAAAATAAAATATTTATCAAATTGTTTATCGGGCAATGAATAGTTTTTTAAATAATATTTGAACTCTTTTGGAGAAAGTAATTTGTGCATATCTTCTGTTTTTACATAAGGCGGGTTGCCGATAATCGCAGAAAATTTATTTCCATTATTTATTTTTTCCCAACTGAATGGCGAAATTAACAGATATTCAAAATCAGAAAGTTGATTTTTATCCAATTTTTCAGGTTCTACCAGAGAATTTCCAAACTTAATATTTTTGTCTAAATTTGGAAGAATTGGAGATATGTTGACAACAGATGGCGCCGTTTCATTTTCGATTAATTTTATTAAAAGAGAGAATTTTGCGACTTCAACTGCATGAACATCCAAATCTATTCCATAAATGCAAGAAAGCAAAATGTTTTTTTTGTCTTCCAAAGGTAGTTGTCTGTAGTTAGAAGAAAGTTCAATAAGATATGATGTATCATTTTTCTCATACCAACTTTCACAATATTTTACTAAATAATCGAAAGCTTCTTCGAGAAAAATTCCTGAACCGCAGGCAATATCAGCAATTTTCAAATTGAGTATTTCTTCAGGCTGCCTATTTTCACATAAAGGTTTAATCGTTTTTTCAACAATATATTTTACAATTTCGATTGGAGTAGAAACAATAGAGCGGTCAGCATAATCTTTTTTGGTTGTTAATATTATTTTACCAGACTCAACAACTAACTTCTTTGTCAAAAATTGTTCATAAATTTTTCCGAGTAAATTCGGTTCAATAATATTGAAAAGATAAGGGGTTTTAGGATAATAAAGTTCTTCTATAATTTCATTGATTAAATTTTCATCAAGATCATAATAAATACTACAATCTTCAAATAAACCTGAATTATATCTTTTATCTGATTCCTTCAAAAGTTTTATAAGTGCATTTTTGTCATTTGTTGTTTCTAGCAATTTATGATATAAAGGCAAATTTCGATCTTCACAAATGCGCAAGAATATAATTTGGTTAATAAATGACTGAACTTTATCATTCAATACGGCAATAAAATCTTCATCATTATTATTTGGCAAACTCGGATATAAATAATTACTAATTTTTAATCGCCAGTTATTTATTTGAGATAAAAAATGAACATCGACTTTCTGAGTGTGATGATTTTCAGAGAATACTTCATCTGAAAAAATTTCATCAAATTTACCAGAATATACAGTTTCTTTAGATATAAGATTTCTTATTTCGTCAAATTTTTCAACATATTCTTTAAAATTGTATTTTTTATATAAAGCTGTATTTACATTATCAGTATCAGAAGGAATAATCGTTGCATCATAAATTAACAAAAATTCAAAATTTGTAAGTATTACAATTTTATGGTCTGCATTCCAACCGTAACGGCGGGCTTGAAATGCAGGTTCCTTCAATAATTGAATTTCAATAGCAGGCTTTTTTACTTCAACAAAAAGCTTTGCTACGCCTTTTAATGTGAGTGAATAGTCTGGTCGGTCTTTTTTTGTGGAATATTTTTCAGGGATAACTTCTTTATATTGAGGCGGTAAACCTTGTGAATTTGAAACATCCCAACCAAGAATGCAAAGAAAAGGCGTTATAAAATCATCCCGTGTAGTCTGTTCGTTATAATTATTTTTGGGCTGCTTATAGTAAGAAAAATTATCTGAGAAAGTTTTTACGAGCTTTTCAAGTTCTGCTATTTTTGACATCCTACCACCTATATAGATATTACCATAATTTTATTTTTTTATCTACATCCGTACGTTTTCTATAAAGTGAAACTTTTAAAGATACAGATAAATATTTATTTTTTTATAGCACCCAAAAGCGGCTCTCCGAGCTGTCTAGCTAACATTTGCTTAACCTGCATTTGCGGCTTGTCCGCAATGTCAGGTTGAAGCGGGTGTTAGATTTCCTTTTTCCATTCTTTTATTATTTTCCCTTTTTGACAAATTATTATTTCAATTGATGTATCGAAAGCGATAATAGTTATTATTGCATAATTGATAATATCAGCTATATCCTTAATCTCTTCTGAAATTATAATGCCTTTTTTTAATGTTATAGTATTTAGGATTAGAGCAGATATAAATCCTACTAGATAGATCAATGATTTTATAGTAGAACAAAAAATTGAAGTTGCCCAGCTTGTAATTATTTCTGACTCTTCTTTTGTAAATATATTCATCAGAAATCTTTTAAAATAATACCCAGGTAAATTTCTTCCTCGAATCAATAGAATACAAAGTGTAACTATAAATAAATAAAGTGAAGCATTTGAATCCAATTCAGTAATAGTTTGTATATGAATACACATTTCCCATAATATACAAGAAATAACCATTGCTATAATAAACATAAATATATTTCCTGAAATTATGAATAATATCTTATTAATTATTCTTATATTATGATTCTCAGTATCATTTTTAATCTTAATATATGAGATAATTGCACAGCAAAATGTAACAATTAAAATTAATAACATAATTACCAATATATTATTCCTCTTCTACCAGAAAAACCAACCTACTATAATTTCCTTACAACAAAACTGATGTTTCGCTTATAGCCGGCATTTTTATGGAATCGTTCTGCTTCTGTATTTAATTCCCAATATGATAACTCTATTTGCGTTGCACCTATTTTATTCGCATATTCTTGTAGTGAATTCATTAACTTATTCCCATAACCTAGATTTCTGTATTCTTTTTTAATACATATGTGTTCGATTTGAATACCTTTATAAGCTTTCCTAAATGGATTCTCCATGTAATTTTGTTCAAAGAATAAAACATATCCATACTCATTATTCTGATCGCCAATAATATATGCATGATAATTATCTTTTGACAATTGTTCCTTCACATACTGTAAAACAGAGTCATATGAATATGGCTTGAAATATTCTGGATATCTCTCATAATGCAGATTCTGAACAGATTCATTAAGTTTAGCAATCTTATCTGCATCTTTTGATTCTTCAATCATACTCTTTATTATCTTTTTCCTTAGCGCCGTAAGGCATCCACCTAACATTCGCTTAACCTGCATTTGTGCCTTTGCTGACGCGCATAGCGGCAGCAAAGTTGGCGCGAAAGTTGCGGTGCCGTATAGGCACTTTAAGCAACTTTCGTGACAAAACAAATGTCAGCGTTGAAGCGGGTGTTAGGACAATCTACCAATTTCTCACTGAGTTTTTTTCAGAATCCTTCATTCTGCCAAAAACTGCAAGAATGAAATCTATGCTATTTACGAGCACTGATATACTTACAAAACCTATTAATAATATAATAAATACACTTCTATCTATAAGAAGAAATGAATACCAATAGCAAAAAACCAAAAAAAATTCAGTAACAATAATCAATCCAAGTAATAATTTTCCAATACCTATTACCGTTCGTCCTATATAGAATCTATCAATTCCTAAAAAACCTAAAAATGCAGAATAAAGTATTAAATAAGTTCTACTTTTTGGTGAAATTCTTTTATTATTTTTTATTTCCAAATATCGGCTTTCGCTCTTTACAATCATACTACCTGCTGATAAAATAAAAGAAATATTTCTTATCAGAATAAATATATATAAAATGGAATTCTGTGCAGAATTAAATGCAGAAAAAAATGTAAGGTAATTTACTCCTTTCTGTGACACAGCGATAAATAAGGCGGAAACCGAAAAAGGATTATCAAATATTATTGTTATGAGAATATAAAAATAAAGTGTTAGAATTCCATACTCCCTTTCATTTGAATTACTTTTTAAACAGAAAATTCCCAGTAAAAAGAAAAAAATAAAGTTCTTAATAATTTCTTGCCACGGAACAATAAATATATCTTTATACTCATCTAAGGATGACAAATATATTCCTACAATACTTTTTTGAAAAAAAATTAAAAGAATTATTGCAATAAGTAAACTTAGTTCTGTCCAAAATGCAATTAATCCTGTAACTTTTGAAAACTTATTCATTAATTCTCCTGAATTTTGCACGCCGTTAGGCGTGTCGTCCTAACATCTTTTCGACCTTTCCTCATAATACCATCAAAACTACTCGTTTGCAATCTAGACTACTACAAGATAAGAAATTAAATCTTTCTACTATAATAACTAATCGGCCATATGACCAAGCAGCAGATTAGACCTATCTTCAGTAAACAAGCTAAAGCAAAATCACATCCTGTCTATAGTGACTAGAAAAATTTTATCCATTTTTCCTGTTCCCGATTCCCGAAATTTCTATGCTTTCTTTTAATTTAAAATACTCTCTATCATACATAAACAATAATATGAGTAACAATGCAGATACACCTAATATAGTTAAATATAATTGTATTGATTCTCTTTCAAATAAAAGAATCATATTTGATAAATTAAAAAAAGTATGATAAAAAATTGCATTTAAAATATTGTTTTTTGATTTCTTATAAAAATATGTGATAAAAATACTAAGCATAATAACCGTAGGGATAAATAATAGGTATCCTACGAATCCGACGTTCATTATTTTGAAGAAATGCCATGCCCCCCAAAGTATTCCAACAAATAGTGAACCGGTAAACGAAGTATATTTATTTTCAAAAATTTGTAATAAAGTTCCTCTCCAACCAATTTCCTCACTAATAGATCCGACAATAGTAGCTATAATACCAATTAGTAACAAATACCCCGTGTATTCTGATTTAACATACGGTATTCCCATTAAATCAAGTATAAATGAAGATAGTAAAATCAGTGTTATTGGAAATATAATAGCTATTACTGAGTATCTATTTAATTTATAAGCATAAAATTTTCTTTCATTATATTTTTTTCTAAAAATTAAAGTTGTTATCAATGGAGATAATTGTACTGTAACCATTGTAACAGAGCCTAATAGTAATTCATTACCTCTGATATTTTGTGTAGCACCTCCGAATATCATAGCAAGAATAAAGGTTATTAGTAAGTTCATCAAATTAAAAAATACTACTTTTTTATTCATTTTATTTCCTCTAAACTTATTTTTTTCGTTATCGTTAAAATAAATGTTATAGATTAGTTCTGTCTCCGCCTACCTCAAGAAACGTCAATCTCACTAAACCTTATCCTACCGCCATTAGGCGTACGTCTCACATTGTTTTAAACCGCAAACAGGCTTGTCCTGTTTGTCGGCTTTGAAAACTGTGTTAGGCGTTATCATCTACACAACCAGCTTTAACTCCGTAATAATTCGAGCCATATTAGTAAAATCGTCATCATCGTGTAGAAGCGGAATATTATTTTCAATCGCAGTTTCTGCAATCAGCAAATCTACCGTACTACGAATTGTAACACCTTTTCTACGACAACGGAAATTCAACAGAGCAGCATTTTCAAAGGATTGAATACCACGTTTTAGCAAATATAACGGTACATTCATTAAATAAGATTTCAAAATAGCAAATTCTTTTTCGTCTTTTGAACCTTGCAGAATCTCTTGATAAATGAATTCATTGATGCAAAAATGTTTTTGTTCCTCAAGCAATTTTTCAAAATATGCTGTACCAACAGTTTCCTTGCCACGAAAAAAATTGATCAGCACAGAAGTATCTACTAAAACCATTAAGAACTCCGCATTGCTTTATAGTCATATCCATCAGCAAACTGAATTTTACCCTTTAGGTCGGCAAGAGTACGATTTCGTTTTTCAGAGGGCAATTCAATTGTTTCTATGTATGAAATAACCATCTGTGCCTGTTCATTATCAAGCATTGCAAAATAATCCATCGCTTTTTTTTTAAGAGCTGTTTCTACCATCAACAACCTCCTTACAGTCCATAATTATACTATTATTCTGATAATTTTTCTACTATAAAAAATGACAGGAATGTATCGCAACTCTGCGAGCTTTAGCAAATTTCTAGCGTATAGTCTAGTTTTTATACAATTTTTTTACAATGCAATTTTATCTTTTTAATAGCCCAATCATAATGACTTGAAGTCGTACTTACAAAATATGATCTTAAATCGGTTGTTCCTGTCCATGAAAAATATTTTTTTGTAAAAAGTTCTTCATTGGAATATTTATGAGCCAGTGCAAGAATTTTTTTATGACTTTCTGCAAGCATTACTTTTGCACTTTCAAGACTTGTATTCTGATGCCGATTCCAAAACATAACATTCATTGCACCATAGGTTTTCCAAGAATACTCATCCGGCAAAAACGGAATATTATTTTTTCCGTCAGCATTATTTTCTATGAATTTCAGCATAAGTTGATGCCATTCATACAAATGAATTAAGACATCTCTCACATTTTTATCACGATCCCAATGAGCTTCTTTTTTACTTTTATCGCCGGAAAAATCAAAAAACGTGTTCATTTGATTTTCAGTCATTTTAGAAATAATATCCATCAATTTTGAATAATTTTCCGTAGCAAATTTCAGTAAATCATCTTTATTTCTTGCCCGTGCCATAGTTCCTCCTATCCCAAAGCAGCTCTAGTAGAGCCGTCCGCCTAACATTCGCTTAACCTGCATTGCCGCAAAGGCAATGTCAGGTTGAAGCGGGTGTTAGATGCTTTATTTATATCGATACTTTAGTTTTAGCAATAAATTCTATCTTCAAATTCATTCCCAGTCCGTCTGCAAGCCTTTTCAAAATCTTTATTGTCGGATTTCCAGAACCATTCTCTATTTTGCTTATATCTGATTGAGCAATTCCAGTTGCATCGGCAAGTTGTTTTTGCGTAACATGACTTAATTTTCTGGCATCAATTAATGAACTGATAAGTTCATATTCCGGTCCAAGAGATTCATATTCTTTTCTGAAAGTTTCATCTTTCATTTGTTCTTTTAATGCCTCTGTTAATGTCATTTCTTTCCTCCTGCTTCCAGATTTCTATTCAAGTAGTCAGTTCGATAATCTTTTGCCCTTTGTATTTCTGAAAGTGGTGTTTTTTGCGTTTTCTTTCGAAAACCATGCGTTATGATTATCTTCTTTTCAATGATAAAGAAATACAAATGCCTTACTATATTGTTACCTTGAATTGTTCTTAACTCAAATATACCGTCATCAATGTGCTGGGAATATGGCAATCTTAACTCATTCCCTTTATTTTCCAGTAATCCTAAATCACGGAACACTTTAGCCTTAAGCTTGATTTCAAGCGTATTTATGAAATCTAAACTTGGTTTTTCACCTGCTTTTGTTTCATAGAATTCAACAATCCAATTATTTGCCATCTCTCAATCTAATTATATTGGTTATATCCTATATTTGTCAAGATGACGCATTGCATCACAAAAAGATATTAGGTAGGCGGAATATCAAAATGGTTCCTTAACGACAAATTTCTGATCTTCTCAATGCTCGATCCTTTCTAAAATACAAGTTAAAGCGGATTTTAGATTAAATTGTATTTTTGTCCTTTTTCCACGTTATATAATCTTTTTTTGCCTTCATAGCTTTTAGCTTACTCCACGCGTCTAATGCCTCTTCTCTTGTTGCATTTTTTTCATTTGCCAGATAATCACTGATGAAATTATTAAATTTACAGGATGGAATTTGGGGAAGCTTTTCTTCAGTTTTGTTTAATCGAATGTATTCACAAATGACATCATTATACGTTATTTTTTCACCATGAGAAAGTTTGTCTTCAATCCATCGATTAAGCCAATATTTTGCCCCTGATTTCGGTTTTAATCCCGGAATCCGTTTATCCATCTCACTATGTATGAATTCCCATGTTGCTTTTTTGTTGGTAAAATTTTCAACATAAGTATGACCATTCAATATGTCTCTATTCCGGCTTTTACTCCAATAATTATTCTTTTTATTTACTGTTCCGGTTTCCAAAAAATGAATAATCATCTTTTCAAGCTGATCCTTTCGTATTTTTAAATCAAAAGGAATTTCAAGCGATTTTGCTAATGCTTTGAGTTCACTCATGTGCCAATATTTATTCTCGAATTCTTTTATTGTCATATAGCTTTTTTCTTATGTACTGTATGCATTAACAGCTATCATAATATCCTCGATACTTATATACCAATTTTTTCCTTTTTTGATTATTGAACTTCTCTTATCAAGAATTTTCTTTTTACACCGCTCAATAACATCTTTGGTATCTAAATCAAGATTATGTTTTATTCGCTCAATACCCATTTCAGTTGTATGAATTTTTTCTGAATTTTTATACAGAATTTCAGAAATGTGTTCCATAATGATTGTATATCCGCATATTATTTTATTTTGCATGCGACAGCATGTCCATCTAACTATGTAGCTAAACCGCAAACGGGCTTGTCCCGTTTGTCGGCTTTGAGCTACTTGTTATGTGATTTTTTACTCATTTGCAACCAATTTTACCACAGCTTCCACAAGCTTCTGATAATTTTCTTCGGAAAGTCTTGACACCTTCTTTTCAAGGCAAAATTTATTTACCGCACCAATAAGATGAATTACTGCGACCGAATCTTTCGAAAGCCCAGTTTCTTCTTTTTCAATAAGAATATTAGGCTCAAAATCTGCTCGGTCTAGATTCGAAGTAAAAGGAATTACCACAACTGTATTCAGATCTTTTATTCCGAGCAAATCATTTTGCATTACGACGACAGGACGTATTTTTGACGGCAAACTGCCTACCGGCTGCCCAAAATCAATTGTCCATATCTCACCATGTGTCATTTTTTAATTCCTCCCACATAGTGTTCATTGAACCTCGGGCAATATCAGTTTCCATTTCGGCATAGTTTTCTTCATTCCGTTTTTTTTTCAAAGACTCGAGCATTTTTTCCATTAAAATAATTGTCTGTTCATAGGAAAGAGAAAGTACTTGTTCCGTAAAATCTGCGTAAGCGGTATCTGACATATTGCACCTCCAACTTTCATTATACCATATTTCAAACAATTTTTCACAAAATTATGTTTTTTTTATCGGATGCCTGATGACCGTTTTCCATTTTTCCGGAGAACTTTTTCTGGGGTCTGAAAGATAAATTTCATGGTGCAAACGTTTTTCCGTCATATCGTTTTCATATCCATTTGATCGAATGAAATCATCCATAATTTTTACGCTTGTCGGTTCATCGTCATAAGAACCGTTATGCATTATCTGAACGCACAAGCCTTCTTCAATCGATAGAAATTCCGCAGAGGAGCAATCGATTTTTTTCTTTTCAGCAGCAGTCTTTACAGCCCAATCAAAATCTTTTTTTGTAACAAAATCTGGAATACGAATTACCGAAATCCAATTGAAGCTTGATTTGTCTGAATAGTCTACGCCGTCAATCCCGGCCTGCCACCAAAAACCTTCCAACGGAGGAACAACATATTCAAAAAATTCGTTAATTTTATAATCAGTCTTGTAACTCATTTTTAGAGTATACGCTACCGCATATAATACTCCAACTGCCCGCTGATAAGCGCCGCCTGCTTCATTTGGATTTCCTTTTCCCCTAACTGCAATATAATTCATTTTTGGAACTGTTACAATTTCTGGTTTATTTTTGGGAAGATAAAATTCCCGGTATTCTTTCTTGAAATCAAATGCCATTCTTTTCTCCATAATAGCTGCCCGAAGGGCAGTCCACATAACTACCGCTTAACCTGCATTGCCGCAAAGGTAATGATAGGTTGAAGCGGGTGTTAGGTGTTTATTTCTTAGGATAAAACTCTACTTCGAAAATCAATTTTTCGTTTTCAATCGCATTAAAATTTACACCAATATTTATTCCTATCTTTTTTACTGTCATATCAAAATTAGAATTGATACCAAAATCATCTGTATAATTAAACTCTGCTCTACATTTCAAAACACCTTTTTTGAGCCTCGAATCTTGCATTGTTTTCCATGATGGTTCCCCATTTAGCCATAGAGAATTATAGTTTTCTAAAATATTATCTTCAGGAAACTCATATGAAAAATTTAAAAATGAAGAACGATTTCTATTATACTTAACTCCTGCTTTTCCCCTATTATCCTTATTCACACCAATTCCTATATTTCCTTCAACCTCCATTTCAGAAGAATTGTCAGATATAACACTGCATTTTTTTGCACCCAAATACGCACATAATTTTAAAAAGTCATTTAATTTCTCTTGCTTTAACTTTTGATGATATTCACTTAATGGATAAAAGACATTATTGTCTACTATGCTACTAAGATAAATACAGCCATCAATTGGATGATTTATTGGGAATATAAAATTATTTGGAATTTTGCTTTTATCAATAATTGTATACGGACATTTTTTCTTAAAAATTTCACTCTTATTATAACTTTGATATTTAATCAAATAATATAAAGTTCTTATTGATGTAGAAATATCAAATAAATCTAGCAAATTATGGATTACATCATCAGAAGCAAGTTCTTTTAATTTCTTATCTGATAATATTATAACTTTTTCCATATTTTCATCTCCCCCGCTGCCCGCAGGGCAGTCCGCCTAACATTGTTTCAACCTTTCCTCATTATATCACGCAAACTATGCGCTTTCAATCTAAACTGGCACCTCACCAAGCAGCTTCATCTTTCTACCATAATGTCTGTCGTAACACATCATCAACAGCCAGATTAGGCCTATCTTCACTAAATGGGATAAAGGCGAATCACATTCGGTCGATAGGGCTTTGAACGCCGAGACCGCCGCGGTTGAGGACGTGGGTGTAAACCATAGTGGTTGAAACATCGCTGTGACCGAGAAGTTCTTGAATGGTGCGGATATCGTAACCGGATTCCAGTAGATGCGTTGCAAATGAGTGGCGGAACGTGTGGCAGCCGATTGGCTTCGGAATACCCGACCGTAAAACAGCTTCGTGCAAAGTGCGTTGAATAACCGAAGGATCAATATGATGCCGTCCCTGCTCACCGGTTTCTTTATTCTGCCATCGATGTGCTTGAGGAAACACCCATTGCCACGCCCACGTTTTACCTGCAGCGGGATATTTTTTTGCAAGGGCAGACGGAAGCGGCACCGAACCGAAACCGTCTTTGCAGTCTGCCTCATGGATGCTGCGGACATTTTCCAAATGTTTTTGCAGCGAAAATTTCAAAGATACCGGCAGCATAGTTTTACGATCTTTTGCTCCCTTTCCGCAGTGTACCGTAATTTCATTTTTATCAAAGTCAATATCCTGTACCCGTAACCGCAAGCCTTCCATCAACCTCATTCCCGTTCCATAAAGTAAGCGAATAAAAAGACCGTAGTCGTTTTCAGGCAACAGAGAGAATATCTTTGCCGTTTCCTCACGGCTCAGTACAGCAGGCAGCTTTTTTTGCTTCTTGGCACGAACAATGTTTTCCGGACTTTGTATCGTTAATCCTAATATGTTTTTATAGAGAAACAAAAGAGCAGCAAGAGCTTGATTTTGACTTGAAGCAGCAACCTTTTCTTTTGTTGCAAGACGGCTCACAAAGGAATTTATCTCCGCATCGGAAAATGTTTTAAGATTTTTATCCTTATGTTCACGGATAAAACGGCTTATCCAATAGCTGTATGCTTCCCGTGTACGTTTGCTGTAGTGTTTTGCAGTAATCACTGCATCCAACTTTCTTAAAATATCTTGAATATCCGGTGCAGTAGGATTATTACTTTCTCTAATAATTTCGGTATTCAAAGGCTCAATATCATGAGGCTTGCTATCATTAGGTTTACAATTTTTAAAGGTAAAGCCGGGATCTGCCCTGCAAATCCCTTCATTATAAAGGTTGTTTAATAAAATATCGCAAGAATTACGGTCGGCAGGGATAATCTAAAAACGTTT from the Treponema vincentii F0403 genome contains:
- a CDS encoding Eco57I restriction-modification methylase domain-containing protein: MSKIAELEKLVKTFSDNFSYYKQPKNNYNEQTTRDDFITPFLCILGWDVSNSQGLPPQYKEVIPEKYSTKKDRPDYSLTLKGVAKLFVEVKKPAIEIQLLKEPAFQARRYGWNADHKIVILTNFEFLLIYDATIIPSDTDNVNTALYKKYNFKEYVEKFDEIRNLISKETVYSGKFDEIFSDEVFSENHHTQKVDVHFLSQINNWRLKISNYLYPSLPNNNDEDFIAVLNDKVQSFINQIIFLRICEDRNLPLYHKLLETTNDKNALIKLLKESDKRYNSGLFEDCSIYYDLDENLINEIIEELYYPKTPYLFNIIEPNLLGKIYEQFLTKKLVVESGKIILTTKKDYADRSIVSTPIEIVKYIVEKTIKPLCENRQPEEILNLKIADIACGSGIFLEEAFDYLVKYCESWYEKNDTSYLIELSSNYRQLPLEDKKNILLSCIYGIDLDVHAVEVAKFSLLIKLIENETAPSVVNISPILPNLDKNIKFGNSLVEPEKLDKNQLSDFEYLLISPFSWEKINNGNKFSAIIGNPPYVKTEDMHKLLSPKEFKYYLKNYSLPDKQFDKYFIFIEQAINKTDKNGRIGMIVPNKFLKVKSGRKLQEVLAKHKYVELIDDFGASQLFQQQSIYSCIICLNKQANESFIYSSRTSLSDLWGGQYNKFIKFSESHLNKIPWRLSPDIDFINYLCKFEKLSKPLSDYAKIFNGIQTSAESLIPVYWFSKDEIQSEDSQFYTIKKENHIYKVEKDITLPYFKPTENDEKGLDSYSVLTTDKKIIFPYDKNGKLYSLDVLRNRFPNTLNYLQAYYTRLEPKQVNSDAKRDVPDSTKDTWYQYGRNQGLTSFIDTPKLIVGVLRKLNQAMYAYDNNNMLIASGGTAGYCAIAEKEGSPYKLSYIQAWLANPHTEKYVRLVGSIFEGDYYARGTALLKTIPFIPLDLNNKDQKKIYNSVIEKTKRIFEINNLLNSKKDKKSVELFTREKQDLIVEIQHETDKVWNLEFLCDRENI
- a CDS encoding GNAT family N-acetyltransferase; its protein translation is MIEESKDADKIAKLNESVQNLHYERYPEYFKPYSYDSVLQYVKEQLSKDNYHAYIIGDQNNEYGYVLFFEQNYMENPFRKAYKGIQIEHICIKKEYRNLGYGNKLMNSLQEYANKIGATQIELSYWELNTEAERFHKNAGYKRNISFVVRKL
- a CDS encoding TM2 domain-containing protein — its product is MNKFSKVTGLIAFWTELSLLIAIILLIFFQKSIVGIYLSSLDEYKDIFIVPWQEIIKNFIFFFLLGIFCLKSNSNEREYGILTLYFYILITIIFDNPFSVSALFIAVSQKGVNYLTFFSAFNSAQNSILYIFILIRNISFILSAGSMIVKSESRYLEIKNNKRISPKSRTYLILYSAFLGFLGIDRFYIGRTVIGIGKLLLGLIIVTEFFLVFCYWYSFLLIDRSVFIILLIGFVSISVLVNSIDFILAVFGRMKDSEKNSVRNW
- a CDS encoding CPBP family intramembrane glutamic endopeptidase, coding for MNKKVVFFNLMNLLITFILAMIFGGATQNIRGNELLLGSVTMVTVQLSPLITTLIFRKKYNERKFYAYKLNRYSVIAIIFPITLILLSSFILDLMGIPYVKSEYTGYLLLIGIIATIVGSISEEIGWRGTLLQIFENKYTSFTGSLFVGILWGAWHFFKIMNVGFVGYLLFIPTVIMLSIFITYFYKKSKNNILNAIFYHTFFNLSNMILLFERESIQLYLTILGVSALLLILLFMYDREYFKLKESIEISGIGNRKNG
- the vapC gene encoding type II toxin-antitoxin system VapC family toxin, which gives rise to MVLVDTSVLINFFRGKETVGTAYFEKLLEEQKHFCINEFIYQEILQGSKDEKEFAILKSYLMNVPLYLLKRGIQSFENAALLNFRCRRKGVTIRSTVDLLIAETAIENNIPLLHDDDDFTNMARIITELKLVV
- a CDS encoding ClbS/DfsB family four-helix bundle protein, which translates into the protein MARARNKDDLLKFATENYSKLMDIISKMTENQMNTFFDFSGDKSKKEAHWDRDKNVRDVLIHLYEWHQLMLKFIENNADGKNNIPFLPDEYSWKTYGAMNVMFWNRHQNTSLESAKVMLAESHKKILALAHKYSNEELFTKKYFSWTGTTDLRSYFVSTTSSHYDWAIKKIKLHCKKIV
- a CDS encoding helix-turn-helix domain-containing protein — its product is MTLTEALKEQMKDETFRKEYESLGPEYELISSLIDARKLSHVTQKQLADATGIAQSDISKIENGSGNPTIKILKRLADGLGMNLKIEFIAKTKVSI